In Cicer arietinum cultivar CDC Frontier isolate Library 1 chromosome 7, Cicar.CDCFrontier_v2.0, whole genome shotgun sequence, a single window of DNA contains:
- the LOC101503896 gene encoding auxin-responsive protein IAA9, producing MSPPLLVTEEERQSNTSTVASASPQSLDCFSQNGAGLKERNYLGLSDCSSVDSSTVPSLSDEKKENLNLKATELRLGLPGSQSPERDPDLFLLSSTKLDEKPLFPLLPTKDGICSLSQKNVVSGNKRGFSDAMDGFREGKYTGNARVNILLSPRPSGAQPTTIKEIPNKVLQESPCAANGTGHNHTGNPISGSAPASKAQVVGWPPIRSFRKNSLATASKNNDEVDGKPGPTALFVKVSMDGAPYLRKVDLRNYTTYQELSSDLEKMFSCFTLGQCGSHGAPGREMLSESKLKDFLHGSEYVVTYEDKDGDWMLVGDVPWDMFIDTCKRLKIMKGSDAIGLAPRAMEKSKSRC from the exons ATGTCTCCGCCACTGCTGGTTACTGAAGAGGAACGGCAGAGCAACACCTCAACGGTAGCATCTGCGTCTCCTCAATCCTTGGACTGTTTCTCCCAAAATGGGGCTGGATTGAAAGAACGCAATTACCTTGGATTGTCGGATTGCTCATCGGTGGACAGTTCTACTGTACCGAGCTTGTCCGATGAGAAAAAAGAGAATCTAAATTTGAAAGCTACGGAGTTGAGGCTAGGACTTCCTGGTTCCCAGTCGCCCGAAAGGGATCCAGATCTTTTTTTGTTGAGCTCAACAAAACTTGACGAGAAACCGTTGTTCCCTTTGCTTCCTACAAAAGATGGTATCTGCTCATTGTCACAGAAGAATGTGGTTTCGGGAAACAAAAGAGGTTTTTCCGACGCAATGGATGGGTTCCGTGAG GGTAAATATACCGGTAATGCACGTGTAAACATACTGCTTTCGCCTAGACCATCTGGAGCTCAGCCAACTACAATTAAAGAAATACCAAACAAGGTGTTACAAGAAAGCCCTTGTGCAGCAAATGGAACTGGACATAACCATACAGGAAATCCAATCAGTGGCAGTGCACCAGCTTCTAA AGCACAAGTTGTTGGCTGGCCTCCAATTAGATCATTTAGGAAAAACTCATTGGCCACCGCTTCAAAGAACAACGATGAAGTGGATGGAAAACCAGGTCCAACCGCGCTCTTTGTGAAGGTTAGCATGGATGGTGCTCCTTATCTTAGGAAGGTAGATCTAAGAAATTATACAACATACCAGGAACTGTCTTCTGACCTTGAGAAGATGTTCAGCTGTTTTACCCTAG GTCAATGTGGTTCGCATGGAGCTCCAGGAAGAGAAATGCTGAGTGAGAGCAAGTTGAAGGACTTCCTGCATGGTTCTGAATATGTGGTAACTTATGAAGATAAAGATGGTGACTGGATGCTTGTTGGAGATGTACCGTGGGA CATGTTCATTGATACATGCAAAAGGCTGAAAATCATGAAGGGTTCTGATGCAATTGGCTTAG CTCCAAGAGCCATGGAGAAATCCAAGAGCAGGTGCTAG